A section of the Rummeliibacillus pycnus genome encodes:
- a CDS encoding HD domain-containing protein has product MRIIDDLYGTFYIDGILEELILSSPVQRLKGIYQGGASFLVNNKWNVTRYDHSIGVMLLIKKLGGTLEEQIAGLLHDVSHTAFSHVIDFVLENMEENYHEKIFRSIITKSEIPNILTKYGYHYQQILFDDSKWSILERPIPELCADRVDYTLRDMYQYGQINTQEIQQFLANSIIVDDQMVVKNIESAEWFVNTYYKEVIDFFMNPLNIYGYDTLTKALKIALDKKIITLDTLLETDANVMNYLRTSSDEELQAILKLIHPNVIVKEDKNNFDLHRKNKLRMIDPTVRFGDELIKASNLSETIKRLGEVAKKKAEEGMFVKIIAN; this is encoded by the coding sequence ATGAGGATTATAGATGACCTATATGGAACCTTTTACATTGACGGTATTCTGGAAGAATTAATTTTGAGTAGTCCAGTGCAAAGACTAAAAGGGATTTATCAAGGAGGAGCAAGTTTTTTAGTTAATAACAAATGGAATGTGACAAGATATGATCACTCGATAGGGGTCATGCTTTTAATCAAAAAATTGGGTGGTACCCTTGAAGAACAAATTGCAGGTTTACTACATGATGTATCACATACCGCATTTTCACATGTTATTGATTTTGTTCTTGAGAATATGGAAGAAAACTATCACGAAAAAATATTTCGTTCAATCATTACAAAATCTGAAATCCCCAATATATTGACTAAATACGGTTATCATTATCAGCAAATACTCTTTGATGATTCAAAATGGAGCATTCTCGAACGCCCTATACCTGAACTTTGTGCGGATCGTGTTGATTACACTCTTCGAGATATGTATCAATATGGTCAAATTAATACACAGGAGATTCAACAATTTTTAGCGAATAGTATAATAGTAGATGACCAAATGGTCGTTAAAAATATCGAATCAGCTGAATGGTTTGTGAATACATATTATAAGGAAGTCATTGATTTCTTTATGAATCCATTAAATATTTACGGATATGATACGTTAACAAAAGCACTTAAAATAGCCTTAGACAAAAAGATCATCACTCTAGATACCCTTTTAGAAACAGATGCAAACGTTATGAATTACTTACGAACAAGTTCAGATGAAGAATTACAAGCTATTCTAAAACTGATACATCCAAATGTCATCGTAAAAGAAGATAAGAATAATTTTGATTTACATAGAAAAAACAAGTTACGAATGATTGATCCAACTGTGCGATTTGGAGACGAATTAATCAAAGCATCTAATCTTTCGGAAACGATAAAGCGTTTAGGCGAAGTAGCAAAGAAAAAAGCAGAAGAAGGGATGTTCGTGAAAATAATAGCGAATTAA
- a CDS encoding DUF2306 domain-containing protein — MRKMKFILVLIGSLLVSAYTVIQYGFYEPSLAGLVQVKLMSPNFDVTPWVYFLYVHIVTGCLALLIGPIQIFRSQKNENTRKLHQMLGKIYVISIVISSIVNLYLSFFATGGLLTSTAFFALDLIWLYTTCVAVVAIRKGDTVTHRKWMLRSYALTFAAVTLRIYLYPLLKLTGQFEVAYCLSAWLSWTINLLLIEWVIRKSRKTMDISPDPNKELQNREKII, encoded by the coding sequence ATGAGAAAGATGAAATTTATTTTGGTGTTAATTGGTTCATTGTTAGTGAGTGCCTATACGGTAATTCAATATGGATTTTACGAACCATCATTGGCTGGGCTAGTCCAAGTAAAGCTAATGAGTCCAAATTTTGATGTAACACCATGGGTTTACTTTTTATATGTGCATATCGTAACAGGCTGTCTTGCACTGCTAATTGGACCCATTCAAATCTTTCGAAGTCAAAAGAATGAAAACACTAGAAAATTACATCAAATGCTTGGGAAAATATATGTTATTTCTATAGTAATCAGTAGCATTGTCAATTTGTATTTATCCTTTTTTGCAACGGGAGGATTGTTAACAAGTACAGCATTTTTTGCATTAGATTTGATTTGGCTTTACACTACTTGTGTTGCAGTAGTAGCTATTAGAAAAGGTGACACTGTGACACATAGAAAATGGATGCTACGAAGTTACGCTTTAACATTTGCTGCCGTTACTTTAAGAATTTATTTATATCCCCTTTTAAAGTTAACGGGTCAGTTTGAAGTAGCATATTGCTTGTCTGCATGGTTAAGTTGGACGATTAATCTACTTTTAATTGAATGGGTTATTCGTAAAAGTCGCAAAACAATGGATATTTCACCAGATCCTAATAAAGAGTTGCAAAATAGAGAAAAAATTATTTAA
- a CDS encoding GNAT family N-acetyltransferase, translating into MIIRKLYQGEKSPINLLLLADPSHSLVEEYLKRGECYVAELDNQIVGVYVLLPTRPETVELVNIAVEESFQNRGIGKQLIFHAIQLAKLKDYKTIEIGTGNSSIGQLALYQKCGFRITGVDQNFFIRHYNQKIVENGIQCKDMIRLSLEI; encoded by the coding sequence ATGATTATTCGTAAACTGTACCAAGGAGAGAAATCACCAATCAATCTATTGCTATTGGCTGATCCATCACACTCACTTGTTGAAGAATATTTAAAAAGGGGGGAATGTTATGTAGCAGAATTAGACAACCAAATTGTTGGTGTCTATGTATTACTTCCGACAAGACCTGAAACGGTAGAATTAGTAAATATTGCAGTTGAAGAGTCTTTCCAGAATAGAGGTATTGGGAAACAATTAATTTTTCATGCCATTCAATTAGCAAAGTTAAAAGATTATAAGACAATCGAAATTGGTACTGGAAATTCTAGCATCGGACAACTAGCACTTTATCAAAAATGTGGATTCAGAATAACAGGAGTTGACCAAAATTTCTTCATAAGACATTATAATCAGAAAATAGTTGAAAATGGTATACAGTGCAAGGATATGATTAGGTTGTCATTAGAGATCTAA